The genomic stretch CAGGACATCCGCGACATCGCTGGTTTCCTCACCAGCAATCGCAAGCACGAGGCGGACGATCTCGTCGCGCCTGGCCTTGGTGAGCGTCCCGACCGATCCGAAGTCGATGAAGCCGACATCCTGCTCGCCGATCAGGAAAACATTGCCGGGATGGGGGTCGCCGTGAAATTCGCCGTTTAGAATGATCATCCGCAGGACAGCGTTGGCATAGCTTTTAGCGAAAGCCGCCACCCGCGGGTCGCCCGATGGGCTGCCCAGCGAAGACGCGGGCCTGCCGTACAGGCGTTCCTGAACGTTCACCCGCAGCCCGGTCAGTTCCCAATGGATGGCCGGGGTCCTGACGCCGATGGTATCGAGATATGCGCCGATCCGCTCGCAGGCTCGGGATTCCGCAGCGAGGTCCATCTCCCAGGCAAGATTGCGGCCGAAGGTCCGCAGAAACTCGACTGGCCGGTAACGCGCGATATCCGGCGACCGTGCTTCCACGATCCCGGCAAGGCGTATAAGGAGGCGCACATCAGCCTCCATCCGAGCGGCAGTGCCTGGCCGCCGAACCTTCACGATGACCTCGCTTCCGTCCCGCAGTCTGGCGGAATAGGTTTGCGCTATGGAGGCAGAGGCCAAAGGCTTTTCGTCGAACTGCGCAAAGTCGCTCCGCCAGTCCTCACCCCAGCTTGAAGCAAGTACGGGCTCGATATCTGCGAAGGGCACTGACGACACCTGATCGTGCAGGGTTGAGAATGCCGTGATCCAGTGTTCGGTAAACAGATCGCTTCGGGTGGCGAGGAGTTGCCCCAGCTTTATGCCGACTGGCCCGATGTCACGGAGGAACGCCACAACTGCAGCCGGACGAAATTCGCGAGGATCGATGACATTGCTCGAAGAGGGAATAAATCCGAGGGCTCCGGCGAGATTCTTCGCGCCGTGCCTCATTAGGATTTGGCCGATCTCCGCGGCGCGAGCGATGCTGCTGATAGGCTTTTCCGGGGGCGATGCCATGATTTTACTCAGCCTCGGCCCGGAGTTGGTCCAGATTTTCCGATACCCTTGCAAGAATCTGCTGCAACGTTTGCTTCTCGTCGGCGGCAATGTCGCGCCAAAGCAGACCATGAAGCCTATCCGCGGAGCCTCTCAGTTCGGGCAGCAGATCGTCAAGCTGCT from Altererythrobacter epoxidivorans encodes the following:
- a CDS encoding ABC1 kinase family protein produces the protein MASPPEKPISSIARAAEIGQILMRHGAKNLAGALGFIPSSSNVIDPREFRPAAVVAFLRDIGPVGIKLGQLLATRSDLFTEHWITAFSTLHDQVSSVPFADIEPVLASSWGEDWRSDFAQFDEKPLASASIAQTYSARLRDGSEVIVKVRRPGTAARMEADVRLLIRLAGIVEARSPDIARYRPVEFLRTFGRNLAWEMDLAAESRACERIGAYLDTIGVRTPAIHWELTGLRVNVQERLYGRPASSLGSPSGDPRVAAFAKSYANAVLRMIILNGEFHGDPHPGNVFLIGEQDVGFIDFGSVGTLTKARRDEIVRLVLAIAGEETSDVADVLLAWAGEPKVDRDALAVDLDQLIGEFRGTVLSGIEFSQIFSRVFDLLRDYRLVLPPDLAILLRTLLTAEGFVRSLAPDYNIAEETRPIMTELLAERFSLGSARSGLKRLRGQLLGLSASLPDILATANSIAKSGYVPVQLDPLSIEQLAGLRNERQSLKGPLAAALIIASALLVDQSWLLAGGALVIAGVVLIRKS